Genomic segment of Halarchaeum grantii:
GCTGTCGCGAGGAGAGAAACTTGCTTCTGATGGGAGACTTTCTCGACGATATCGGCGACGTAGTTCTTTTCGACTTCATCACGCGCCTGCTCCACGTGCCGTTCAAGAACCATGTCGTCCTCAAGGCGGTTGACGATGTTACCAGCTTCACGGAGGAGATCAATGGCAAATCGAGCGTCACCCTCCCCCTGAGCGCTAGCGGCAGCGACGAGCTCAATTACGCCGTCACCGAGAACACCCTCTCGGAAAGCATCACGGCGGTATTCGAGGATCTCGGTTAGTTCGTACGCATCGTAGTCATCGAAGGAGATTTCAGAGGGATTGAACGTGCTGGCGGTCCGAGAGTTGAGTCCATCCATGAGGCTCCTCGGACTATTCGTCGTCACGATCAGAGAGATAGAGGAGTCCATGTTCCCGATCCGTTTCGATCGAGTAAGATTGTAGAGAATATCCGAGAAGGCGGGAACTTCGTCCTTGGCGCGTGTCTCACCGACCAGGAGGTCCAGTTCGTCGAGGACGACGATAGCGAGGTCAAGATGTTCGTCGATGATTTCGAAGATACGGTCGTACTTCGAGCTGGTAGAGATACCGCGCTTTGCGGTCTGCTCGAGGTTGAGACTCGCTTCAAGAGAATGCGCGATCTGGTGTACAGCCTCGTGTTCCGATTTCTTGTGTTTTCCGTTGACCTCAATATACTCGATTTCGATGCCTCTCTCGGCGCCGATTTCCATCGTCTTGTTGGCGACGGTTCCGGCACAAAGCGTCTTCCCGGTCCCAGACGGACCACGTAGGAGCATATCCTCTGGGTGCTCGTCGTGGAGAGCAGGCTTGAGAGTATTAATGATGAGATTGAGCTGTTCATCACGACCGACGATGCGGTCTTCATCGACGATGGTCTCTGGTTCGATGAGATCCTTGTTTCGGAAAACGGAGTGATAGTCTCCGGCTAACTGCTCCGAGATGGAGAGCGGTCCTGACTCATCAGACATACACAGGACATCACCTCACTTTGCAATAACCCTTTCGACGATATGCAGAGTTAGGCGGATACCCTCACCCCGTTTGCAAAGTGAGCCAGGGGACAAGAAGAGATGGCAGTTGGAACAGAGCAGAAAACCATATAGGTATAACTATTGGTAATCAGTAAACGGTTCCAGGTACTGCAGTACGGATTTAGTTTATCTACCATATACATAAATCCTTCTCTAATTCAGGGTCACTTCAGCTGGTCATCAAGGGTCATTCTCGTGGATTACCTGCTTACACCCGCACCGGGTCATCTACCGCTCGTTCTTTTTCGCTAGCTCACTTTGCAAACGGGGAGGGGGTGGAAAACGGACATCACTCAACAACGACTACATTGGAAGTCGACCATCCGGCCGTGGGACTCGTCCGTGCTTGATTTCGTGGTCGACGCGACGGAGATGCTTGCAACCACCGTCGGGTTCGCGCTGTTGGTAGTCCGGACAGGAGCACGTCTCGGCGACGAACCTCGACGTCGACGACGAAACGTTGTCAGATCGGAGTGAGACGGAGGGGATAATTAATCGATATAGCCGTCGCTGGGGCATCGAGAAC
This window contains:
- a CDS encoding AAA family ATPase produces the protein MSDESGPLSISEQLAGDYHSVFRNKDLIEPETIVDEDRIVGRDEQLNLIINTLKPALHDEHPEDMLLRGPSGTGKTLCAGTVANKTMEIGAERGIEIEYIEVNGKHKKSEHEAVHQIAHSLEASLNLEQTAKRGISTSSKYDRIFEIIDEHLDLAIVVLDELDLLVGETRAKDEVPAFSDILYNLTRSKRIGNMDSSISLIVTTNSPRSLMDGLNSRTASTFNPSEISFDDYDAYELTEILEYRRDAFREGVLGDGVIELVAAASAQGEGDARFAIDLLREAGNIVNRLEDDMVLERHVEQARDEVEKNYVADIVEKVSHQKQVSLLATALVAIHGDPVLEREPILRSNCVPSSVGYTLYRWVQEQSNSEVRSKHSYLRWMRELSTYEVIKNNRRGRGNEQGMFSEYAFPHLNPKSIVQIIAKDDPLLSEIIEDEETIKTIARSNLKEFAS